Proteins encoded in a region of the Triticum dicoccoides isolate Atlit2015 ecotype Zavitan chromosome 3A, WEW_v2.0, whole genome shotgun sequence genome:
- the LOC119268666 gene encoding phospholipase A1-II 5-like, whose amino-acid sequence MDASQGVLLSSALVGAGANGAPAWPELLGSAHWDGLLDPLDLTLRRLVLLCGDLCQVTYDSFNSDPHSKYCGTCRFSRATLFSRTQFPAAADVSVAANLYATAATWLPPGLMVHSLSREAWSKESNWVGYVAVSTDAAAAATGQRVIYVALRGTIRNLEWVDVLKPDLVAPDAILPEGDPARGHARVMKGWYVIYTSTDERSPFSKYSARDQLLAAVRELVAKYKGESLSIVCTGHSLGASLATLCAFDMVANGVSKVGDAHFPVTAIVFGSPQVGNPEFKKRFDELPGLRALHVRNKPDLIPLYPSNLLGYANVGDELSVNSKKSPHVRPDTTNVGDYHNLQGILHTVAGWNGEKGEFKLQVNRSVALVNKSSAFLKDDNLVPESWWVERNKGMVLGPTGEWELEQPAEENLPVPPVLTGKVIDDDVAATISSKEPKIPEDQGKKKTSGTKFLPACFRGVN is encoded by the coding sequence ATGGACGCGAGCCAAGGCGTCCTCCTGTCCAGCGCCCTGGTCGGCGCCGGCGCCAATGGCGCTCCGGCGTGGCCGGAGCTGCTGGGCTCCGCGCACTGGGACGGCCTCCTCGACCCGCTCGACCTCACGCtccgccgcctcgtcctcctctgcgGCGACCTCTGCCAGGTCACCTACGACTCCTTCAACTCCGACCCCCACTCCAAGTACTGCGGCACCTGCCGCTTCTCCAGGGCCACGCTCTTCAGCCGCACGCAGTTCCCCGCCGCGGCCGACGTATCCGTGGCCGCCAACCTCTACGCCACCGCGGCCACCTGGCTGCCCCCGGGGCTCATGGTGCACTCCCTCTCCCGCGAGGCGTGGAGCAAGGAGTCCAACTGGGTCGGCTACGTCGCCGTGTCGACCGACGCCGCCGCGGCCGCCACGGGCCAGCGCGTCATCTACGTCGCGCTGCGCGGCACCATCCGGAACCTCGAGTGGGTGGACGTGCTCAAGCCCGACCTGGTCGCCCCCGACGCCATCCTGCCGGAGGGCGACCCGGCCCGCGGCCACGCGCGCGTCATGAAGGGCTGGTACGTCATATACACGTCCACCGACGAGCGCTCGCCCTTCTCCAAGTACAGCGCGCGCGACCAGCTGCTGGCGGCGGTGCGGGAGCTGGTCGCCAAGTACAAGGGCGAGAGCCTCAGCATCGTCTGCACCGGCCACAGCCTCGGCGCGTCGCTCGCCACGCTCTGCGCCTTCGACATGGTGGCCAACGGCGTGTCCAAGGTCGGCGACGCCCACTTCCCGGTCACGGCCATCGTGTTCGGGAGCCCGCAGGTCGGCAACCCGGAGTTCAAGAAGCGGTTCGACGAGCTGCCCGGCCTCCGCGCGCTGCACGTCAGGAACAAGCCCGACCTCATCCCGCTCTACCCGAGCAACCTCCTCGGCTACGccaacgtcggcgacgagctctccGTGAACTCTAAGAAGTCTCCCCACGTGAGGCCGGACACCACCAACGTCGGCGACTACCACAACCTGCAGGGTATCCTGCACACGGTGGCCGGATGGAACGGCGAGAAGGGCGAGTTCAAGCTGCAGGTGAACCGGAGCGTGGCGCTGGTGAACAAGTCCTCCGCCTTCCTCAAGGATGACAACCTCGTGCCGGAGTCGTGGTGGGTGGAAAGGAACAAGGGGATGGTGCTGGGGCCAACTGGTGAGTGGGAGCTGGAGCAGCCCGCTGAGGAGAACTTGCCCGTCCCGCCGGTTCTGACCGGGAAGGTCATCGACGACGATGTCGCTGCCACCATTAGCAGTAAGGAGCCCAAGATACCAGAGGATCAGGGCAAGAAGAAGACTAGTGGAACCAAGTTTCTCCCTGCGTGCTTTCGAGGGGTTAATTAG